A window of Malaclemys terrapin pileata isolate rMalTer1 chromosome 14, rMalTer1.hap1, whole genome shotgun sequence contains these coding sequences:
- the GPATCH1 gene encoding G patch domain-containing protein 1 — MAAPEASDSEEEELAGYGTALEPLLEGERIKKPVPLQEQTVKDEKGRYKRFHGAFSGGFSAGYFNTVGSKEGWAPSTFVSSRQKRADKTVLGPEDFMDEEDLSEYGIAPKEITTTDDFASKPKDRIKEKARQIAGVTASIPGATALDDLIAPAKITIGVELLRKMGWKEGQGVGPRVKRKPRKQKPDPEVKVYGCALPPEGSEDEEDEYQPENVTFAPKDVMPVDLTPKENVHGLGYKGLDPTKALFGVSGEHPSLFTDGSEKTSNLLGDLRHSKGRKLGISGQAFGVGALEEDDDDIYATETLSKYDTVLKDEEPGDMLYGWTAPKQYKNKKGMEKEVRYIGKILDGFSLASKSSAPKKTYLPPDLPRDYRPVHYFRPVITARNENPLLLQALVESTGKRETDTPQQNRHTLNASQRRELLGETALKGPSPSVLEYLSGKDKERIKEAIQAAEQQMKTQTLPQQSLNISSASDGVKHKWQMALGGQLATPGSSDFKPFAKNPEKQKRYEDYVESLKQGQKDTPESHSDPGMTEWERGREREEFFHAAVLYKSSNSVLSSRFTRAKHEDDTDKVEVPRDQEMDINDKESAVKMKMFGKLTRDKFEWHPEKLLCKRFNVPDPYSDSSIVGLPKVKRDKYSVFNFLTLPESTTTTITQTTNEKVQQNINPNKPKKPSRWDVSDKEKKKNDSVSEFISLARSKIDIQQQQPESVIEEDRSRTSDPLPNKAVNESTDQKKEEESRPSMDLFKAIFASSSDEKSSSSEEDSDEETHQTPSAMPNSESTKPANLPDTSLADVQECMAVTKEPDLVPPLLKEDKEEEFGPRLPPVFFSKTIQKHEPVPLASSLEANQKEKPKKNKEKHKAKREHKHKKEKKKKHKKHRHKGKHKNKKSEKNSSSETADSSDSLSDIEEITGLSSQELLRRLKHLPAMKQ, encoded by the exons GTGAACGAATTAAGAAGCCAGTTCCTCTTCAAGAGCAGACTGTTAAAGATGAAAAGGGACGATACAAACGTTTTCATGGAGCATTTAGTGGTGGTTTCTCTGCTGGCTACTTCAACACTGTTGGTTCAAAGGAAG GATGGGCCCCTTCAACTTTTGTGTCATCACGTCAGAAGAGAGCAGACAAAACAGTCCTTGGACCAGAAGACTTTATGGATGAAGAA gATCTAAGTGAATATGGGATAGCGCCTAAAGAAATCACGACGACAGATGACTTTGCTTCCAAACCCAAAGATAGAATAAAAGAAAAAGCTAGGCAGATTGCAGGGGTAACTGCATCCATTCCAGGAGCCACTGCACTGGATGATTTAATAGCACCAGCAAA AATAACTATTGGTGTTGAATTATTGCGAAAAATGGGCTGGAAAGAAGGACAAGGAGTTGGACCTCGAGTAAAGAGAAAGCCACGCAAACAAAAACCTG ATCCTGAAGTAAAAGTATATGGCTGTGCGCTACCACCTGAAGGGTCTGAG GATGAAGAGGATGAATATCAGCCAGAGAATGTGACATTTGCACCCAAAGATGTAATGCCTGTAGACTTGACTCCTAAAGAGAATGTCCATGGACTTGGTTACAAGGGTCTAGACCCCACCAAAGCATTGTTTGGGGTTTCAGGAGAACACCCCAGTCTTTTTACTGATGGTTCTGAAAAGACAAGTAATCTACTTGGTGATCTGAGACATAGTAAAGGAAGAAAATTGGGTATCTCAGGCCAG GCTTTTGGTGTAGGAGCTTTGGAAGAAGACGACGATGATATATATGCTACTGAAACATTGTCaaaatatgatacagttctgaaAGATGAGGAACCTGGAGATATGCTGTATGGTTGGACTGCACCTAAGCAGTATAAAAACAAGAAAG GAATGGAGAAAGAAGTTAGATATATTGGCAAAATTCTGGATGGCTTTTCCTTGGCTTCTAAATCATCAGCTCcaaagaag ACTTATCTACCGCCTGACCTGCCAAGGGATTACAGACCAGTCCATTACTTTCGACCAGTGATAACAGCTAGAAATGAAAACCCCCTTTTACTTCAGGCATTAGTTGAATCAACTGGGAAACGTGAGACTGATACTCCACAGCAAAACAGACACACACTGAATGCATCTCAGAGGAGGGAATTGCTAGGAGAGACTGCTCTAAAAG GTCCATCTCCTTCTGTTTTGGAGTATCTGTCAGGGAAAGACAAAGAGAGAATCAAAGAAGCAATACAGGCAGCTGAACAACAAATGAAAACACAAACTTTGCCTCAGCAATCCCTGAATATTTCATCTGCCTCAGATGGTGTTAAGCACAAGTGGCAAATGGCATTGGGGGGGCAGTTAGCCACCCCTGGTTCTAGTGACTTCAAACCATTTGCAAAAAatccagaaaaacaaaaaagatatgAGGATTACGTAGAGAGTCTTAAACAAGGACAAAAAG ATACACCAGAAAGTCATTCAGATCCGGGTATGACAGAATGGGAGCGAGGAAGGGAACGAGAGGAGTTCTTCCATGCAGCAGTGCTCTACAAATCCTCTAACTCAGTCCTGTCATCAAGGTTTACTCGGGCCAAGCATGAAGATGACACCGACAAAGTGGAAGTTCCTCGAGACCAAGAG atggatattAATGACAAAGAATCTGCAGTGAAGATGAAGATGTTTGGCAAGCTCACAAGAGATAAGTTTGAGTGGCACCCTGAGAAGCTATTGTGTAAAAGATTTAATGTTCCTGATCCCTACTCTGA TTCATCGATTGTTGGGTTACCCAAAGTGAAACGTGACAAGTATTCTGTATTCAATTTCTTAACTCTACCGGAGTCTACCACGACAACTATAACTCaaacaacaaatgaaaaagtACAACAGAATATCAATCCTAACA agcCAAAGAAACCATCAAGATGGGATGTATCTgacaaagagaagaagaaaaacgATTCTGTTAGTGAGTTCATAAGTCTTGCTAGATCAAAAATTGATATTCAGCAGCAACAGCCAGAATCAGTAATAGAAGAAGACAGAAGTAGAACAAGTGATCCCCTTCCCAATAAG GCAGTTAATGAAAGCACAGatcagaaaaaagaagaagaaagcagaCCATCTATGGACTTATTTAAAGCTATCTTTGCCAGTTCCTCAGATGAAAAATCATCCTCATCTGAGGAAGATAGCGATGAAGAGACGCATCAGACACCTTCTGCTATGCCAAACTCAGAAAGTACAAAGCCTGCTAATCTACCAGATACCTCCTTAGCTGATGTACAAG AATGCATGGCTGTTACAAAAGAGCCTGACCTTGTGCCACCTcttttgaaggaggataaggaAGAAGAATTTGGACCGAGGTTGCCTCCAGTTTTCTTTTCTA AGACTATTCAGAAACATGAGCCAGTACCACTAGCAAGTTCTCTTGAAGCCAATCAGAAAGAGAAACctaaaaagaacaaagaaaaacaCAAGGCTAAGAGAGAGcacaaacacaaaaaggaaaag aaaaagaaacataAGAAGCACAGGCACAAAGGCAAACACAAGAATAAAAAATCAGAGAAAAACAGTAGCTCAGAGACTGCTGATAGCAGTGACAGCCTTAGTGACATAGAGGAGATCACAGGTTTGTCATCCCAGGAACTTCTAAGAAG ACTGAAACATCTTCCTGCAATGAAGCAGTAA